The sequence below is a genomic window from Synechococcus sp. PCC 7335.
CACTGAAGATTGATCCGGTCTTCGTTGCCCAAGCTTTTGATCATAAAGACAACGTCGATTTGCTTAAAACGATCAATGATTTTGGTCGAAGTGCCAACATCACAGTGATCGGTAGTGGGATAGAAACTACTCAACAGCTCGAGTTGCTCATCTCGCTAGACTATCAGCTAGGTCAAGGAAACTGGTTAGCCAACGCCTTAGCGTCCGAGCACATTGACAAAGCTATTTCAAAGTAAGTCTCTCTCTATCTCTAGCTAGCTATTCTAGAAATCCAGATTGAAACGGCTGCCGCAGCCAACAGCGTAGGTGTTAACCAATCGCCCCAGCGTACGTAAGCACTTCGACTCTGTCTTTTGTATAAGGTGGCTAGATAAGTAACCGACGTGTTTGGTTGAGATATCCAATGCAATTGCCCCTTTGGATCGACCACTCCAGAAATACCTGTATTGGTTACTCGCACCATCCAGCGATCATTCTCGATAGCTCGCATCACATCTTGCGCCTGTTGCTGCTGCATCTGCCGAGACGGATAGGGATCGTTATTTGAAGCTGTGAAAATCACCTGTCCACCTCGATGTACCTGCCCTTGAAACAGGGCTGCAAATGCGGACTCATAGCAGATGCCTGCCGCCATTGGACCTAGCGGCGTTTCTAGGACCTGGTCAAATCCACCGGGTACCAAGCTTTCTCCATAGGGCGATAGCCGACTAATTACAGCGCCGACTACTGACTCAAAGGGGATGTACTCTCCTAGGGGGACTAGCTTCACTTTTTTGTAGCGCCCGCCAATACTACCTTCTGGAACTAACGTCAGCAGGCTTTGGGTCAAAGGCGTCTGACTATTTTCAATATCCTCGTGAACAAATGTTCCTAGCACGAGCGGAACCCCTTTTTCTACAACGGCTCTTAGCAGTGGATTGCGCTCTTGTAGAAAGGTATTCCATACTTGCGGGATTGCTCCTTCCGGGGTGATGACTAAGTCAGCGCCATCATTTGCTAGCTGATTGTAGCCGGCTAAGTAGGTGCGACGTGAAGCCTGAACTCCTTGAGCAGTTAGCTTCTCGCGAGTGGGAACATTCCCCTGAATCAGACCAACTGATAGCTTATTATCAGCGCTATCGACAAGAGGCCGTGCGTAGAGTCCCCATCCAACTAAGTGCAACACCAGGAAAAGTCCGATCGCCCGTATCCACCATTGATTCAGGCCTGTCTTTTGAACCGTTTTAGAGTTTTTGACTATTCCATGACTAGGGTGTGAGTATCCCCAAGCTCCTTCTGCGATTAGTCCATTTACTGCCACAATCGCGGCGGTCACTGTAATCGGTCCTGATATCTGGCCGAGCTGCAGTAGCCACAGGTTGCTTGGACTTTGGGTATAGCTCAGTGATGTCCAGTACAAAGGGCCGCTGCTCCAAACCCATTCAACAGCACACCATAGCGCTGTGCCTAGCATCACGCGACTCACGCCAGTCACTAAAAACCTGCGCGTGACTATCCACATCAGTCCAAGCCAGCTCAGTCCAATCGCTGCGCCCCAAAGCGTGATAAACCCCCAGGCAAAGAGGGCGATCGCGATACTCCCCAACCAGGGCACTCCCATCCAGGTCAACGGATGTAACCCAGTGATCCACGATAGCGCCGTTCCATGGTAGGCAATTCCCCAGAGGGCGCCCCCCAGAACATATCTAGCGACAGTTTCTTTATTAGAGAGTGGGCAATATACCAAGGACCATAAGGGCACCATCGCTAGCCAAGCGAGTGGCCAGGCGTTCACCGGGGTAATTCCCATCAGCACGCCACCGCCCAACAGCCATAGCCAACGTTGCCAATCGAACAAAGCTACCTTCGTATCGTCTGCCTTCTTAGGCCCACCTTTGCCTAGCTGTATCGGTTTTTTCAATATCTCTACTCAGCTCAGCTTTAATTATTCCAGC
It includes:
- the lnt gene encoding apolipoprotein N-acyltransferase, whose protein sequence is MKKPIQLGKGGPKKADDTKVALFDWQRWLWLLGGGVLMGITPVNAWPLAWLAMVPLWSLVYCPLSNKETVARYVLGGALWGIAYHGTALSWITGLHPLTWMGVPWLGSIAIALFAWGFITLWGAAIGLSWLGLMWIVTRRFLVTGVSRVMLGTALWCAVEWVWSSGPLYWTSLSYTQSPSNLWLLQLGQISGPITVTAAIVAVNGLIAEGAWGYSHPSHGIVKNSKTVQKTGLNQWWIRAIGLFLVLHLVGWGLYARPLVDSADNKLSVGLIQGNVPTREKLTAQGVQASRRTYLAGYNQLANDGADLVITPEGAIPQVWNTFLQERNPLLRAVVEKGVPLVLGTFVHEDIENSQTPLTQSLLTLVPEGSIGGRYKKVKLVPLGEYIPFESVVGAVISRLSPYGESLVPGGFDQVLETPLGPMAAGICYESAFAALFQGQVHRGGQVIFTASNNDPYPSRQMQQQQAQDVMRAIENDRWMVRVTNTGISGVVDPKGQLHWISQPNTSVTYLATLYKRQSRSAYVRWGDWLTPTLLAAAAVSIWISRIAS